A region from the Nonlabens sp. YIK11 genome encodes:
- a CDS encoding phage holin family protein, which produces MKFILKLLLTAVLVILLSYILPGVSTDGFLTAVFVALALSILNFIVKPILVILTLPVTVLTLGIFLLFINAFIIMIADWLVDGFQVDNIWYALIFAFLLALARSLLFKTTESED; this is translated from the coding sequence ATGAAATTTATTCTCAAGTTGCTTCTTACCGCAGTATTGGTCATACTGTTGTCTTACATCTTACCTGGTGTTTCTACAGACGGTTTTCTTACGGCTGTCTTTGTGGCGCTCGCCTTGTCTATACTCAATTTTATCGTAAAACCTATATTGGTCATCCTCACCTTACCCGTGACAGTACTTACTTTAGGGATATTTCTTTTATTCATCAATGCTTTCATCATCATGATTGCAGACTGGTTGGTGGACGGTTTTCAAGTGGATAATATCTGGTATGCGCTCATCTTTGCCTTTCTACTGGCCTTGGCCAGATCTCTTCTTTTCAAGACAACAGAAAGCGAAGATTAA
- the tig gene encoding trigger factor codes for MNIKRTDSDALNATITIEVAQADYKEKVDKILADYRKTATIPGFRKGHVPASLINKKYRTPVLVDEINKIIQEQLNEYITKEKLNILGNPLPVEQEEIDWSSDDFKFDFEIGLAPDFEVDVKGKKAVTHYQIKTDDETINKQIDRIRQQYGKLVSKEVVEEGDQVTGIFRNDDEDINTDATFSIVKIKGKTNTKKFIGAKKGDSLELKTKGLFEDDHDLMSNLKIEHDKAHDLDVPVTFEITEVNKREMADLNQEFFDKLFGPDVIKSEDELRERLREDAKKQFAQQTDQKLLTDITEGLIEDTKFDLPAEFLKKWIANNGENELTEEEAAAEYERSEKGLRYQLIESNILKANEDLQLKFEELKDYASAQIREQMKQYGHTNATDEEVDQVVARIMQNQEEVKRMSEQLQNEKMLKFFKDNAKLKVKEVTYEDFIKEAYDA; via the coding sequence ATGAATATCAAGCGCACTGACTCAGACGCACTTAATGCTACTATCACCATTGAAGTGGCACAGGCAGATTATAAAGAAAAGGTGGACAAGATTCTTGCAGATTACCGCAAGACAGCAACCATCCCAGGTTTTAGAAAAGGACACGTTCCAGCAAGCCTGATCAACAAAAAATATAGAACACCAGTATTAGTTGATGAGATCAACAAAATCATTCAAGAACAATTGAATGAATACATCACTAAGGAAAAACTAAATATTCTGGGGAATCCGCTTCCTGTAGAACAAGAAGAAATTGACTGGTCCAGCGACGATTTTAAATTTGATTTTGAAATAGGACTTGCTCCAGATTTTGAAGTGGATGTCAAAGGAAAAAAAGCAGTAACGCATTACCAGATCAAAACCGATGATGAAACGATCAACAAGCAAATCGATCGCATCAGACAGCAGTATGGTAAGCTCGTAAGTAAAGAAGTTGTTGAAGAAGGTGATCAAGTGACTGGTATCTTCCGCAACGACGATGAGGACATCAATACTGATGCTACTTTCTCAATAGTTAAGATCAAAGGTAAAACCAATACCAAAAAATTCATTGGTGCTAAAAAAGGGGACTCTTTAGAGCTAAAGACAAAAGGTCTTTTTGAAGACGATCATGATTTGATGTCCAACCTTAAAATCGAACATGATAAGGCTCATGACCTAGACGTTCCTGTGACTTTTGAAATTACAGAAGTCAACAAGCGCGAGATGGCAGATTTGAATCAAGAGTTCTTTGATAAACTTTTTGGTCCAGATGTAATCAAAAGTGAGGATGAGCTTAGAGAGCGACTAAGAGAAGACGCTAAGAAGCAGTTTGCGCAACAAACCGATCAAAAGCTTCTTACTGATATCACTGAAGGTTTGATAGAAGACACGAAGTTTGACCTTCCTGCAGAATTCTTGAAGAAATGGATCGCAAACAATGGCGAGAACGAATTGACAGAAGAAGAAGCTGCCGCAGAATATGAGCGCTCTGAAAAAGGATTGAGATATCAATTGATTGAATCCAATATCTTAAAGGCTAATGAAGACCTTCAACTTAAGTTTGAAGAGCTTAAGGATTATGCCAGCGCGCAGATAAGAGAACAGATGAAGCAGTATGGACACACTAATGCTACTGATGAGGAAGTAGATCAGGTAGTGGCCCGTATCATGCAAAATCAAGAAGAAGTAAAAAGAATGAGCGAGCAACTTCAAAATGAAAAAATGTTGAAGTTCTTCAAAGACAATGCAAAGCTCAAGGTTAAAGAGGTTACTTATGAAGATTTCATAAAAGAGGCTTACGACGCCTAG